The Panicum hallii strain FIL2 chromosome 9, PHallii_v3.1, whole genome shotgun sequence genome has a window encoding:
- the LOC112877461 gene encoding probable protein kinase At2g41970, translated as MPATSAQPRAQAAPQPRGPNMPRAGGGASAAKVLPIDVPAFPLAELNRLTGNFGDRALVGEGSYGRVYRARLGTGEVVAVKMFDNGSSSGQSEAEFCEQLSMVSRLKCEHFTQLLGYCLELNNRIVLYQFATMGSLYDILHGKKGVQGAEPGPVLTWSQRARIAYGAARGLEHLHEKARPPIVHRDVRSSNVLVFDGHDAKIGDFNLTNQSPDSAARLHSTKVLGTFGYHAPEYAMTGQLTQKSDVYSFGVVLLELLTGRKPVDHTMPKGQQSLVTWATPRLSEDKVKQCVDPKLKDDYPPKAVAKLAAVAALCVQYEADFRPNMTIVVKALQPLVNARPGGGGDLQ; from the exons ATGCCAGCAACATCAGCGCAGCCGCGCGCGCAGGCCGCAC CCCAGCCGAGAGGGCCGAACATGCctcgggccggcggcggcgcgtccgCGGCCAAGGTGCTGCCCATCGACGTCCCGGCGTTCCCGCTGGCGGAGCTGAACCGCCTCACGGGCAACTTCGGGGACAGGGCGCTTGTCGGTGAAGGCTCCTACGGCCGCGTCTACCGCGCCAGGCTCGGCACCGGGGAGGTGGTCGCCGTCAAGATGTTCGACAACGGCAGCTCCTCCGGCCAGTCGGAGGCCGAGTTCTGCGAGCAGCTGTCCATGGTGTCCCGGCTCAAGTGCGAGCACTTCACCCAGCTGCTGGGCTACTGCCTGGAGCTCAACAACCGGATCGTGCTCTACCAGTTCGCCACCATGGGCTCCCTCTACGACATACTCCACG GGAAGAAGGGGGTGCAGGGTGCGGAGCCCGGGCCGGTGCTGACGTGGAGCCAGCGCGCCCGGATCGCgtacggcgcggcgcggggcctGGAGCACCTCCACGAGAAGGCGCGGCCACCCATCGTGCACCGCGACGTGCGCTCCAGCAACGTGCTCGTCTTCGACGGCCACGACGCCAAGATCGGCGACTTCAACCTCACCAACCAGTCCCCCGACTCCGCCGCGCGCCTGCACTCCACCAAGGTGCTCGGCACGTTCGGCTACCACGCGCCCGAGTACGCCATGACGGGCCAGCTCACGCAGAAGAGCGACGTGTACAGCTTCGGCGTCGTGCTGCTGGAGCTCCTCACCGGGAGGAAGCCCGTGGATCACACCATGCCCAAGGGGCAGCAGAGCCTCGTCACCTGG GCCACTCCAAGGCTGAGCGAGGACAAGGTGAAGCAGTGCGTGGACCCCAAGCTGAAGGACGACTACCCGCCGAAAGCCGTGGCCAAG ctcgcggcggtggcggcgctgtgCGTCCAGTACGAGGCCGACTTCAGGCCCAACATGACCATCGTCGTCAAGGCCCTGCAGCCCCTCGTGAACGCCCGGCCTGGAGGTGGAGGGGATCTCCAGTAG